DNA from Chitinophaga pendula:
ATTTCAGCGGCCAGGATGTCTGTTACAATTTTCATTTGTTGTGGATTGCCTAATACGCGGGTGACCAATATAGCTCCTTCTATCATGGTGAACATTTTAACTGCAAAGTGCCGGGCATTTACGGACGGATCGAATTCGCCTGCCTGGATACCGGCGGTTACCAGGTTGGTGATGCGGGATTCTGCGGCCTGGATGGCTTCGCCTACTCTACCCCGGATGATGGGGTTTGTATCGTCGGCTTCGACGCCGAAGTTGAGCAGGGGGCAACCGCCGCCGTTGTGAGCGGGCAGCACATCGCGATAGAATTCGAGGAGTGCTTTCAGTTTAGCTTTGGCGGTTGGCTTATCGCGCAAGGCGTTGTCGATGGCACTGGTCAGGCGTTGGGTAAGGTACTTGAATACTTCCTGGCAGATCTCTTCTTTGCTTTCGAAATTGCCGTATATACCACCTTTGGCCAGTTTGGTAGCTGCCATGATATCGGAGATTGCGGTACCTGCCATTCCTTTCTGGTTGATGACAAGTGCTGCTTTCTCGATAATCATTTGTCTGGTTGTACTTTCTCCTTTCATGACGGCACAAAGTTAAAACCGATCGGTCTTACCGCCAAATCTTTTTTATTTTGGGATAGTTATCGGGGGTTGAGATTGTTAAAATAGCGGTACACATGTCAATATTTGTTATATTAGCCGCCTTTTCGGGTTTACCCCAGGTTTGTTAAAGTAGTTCCATATTTATCACACAATTCAAACAAAGATGTATCAACCAAATCTAACCAAATCTTTATTGATGCTGCTATGCTTTTGTTTCACCATTTCCGGCGTGTATGCCCAGGTCACTACGGCTACTTTGAGTGGTGTGGTGAAGGATGAGAGCGGGCAGGCGTTGCCCGGGGCGACGGTGATCGTGCGTTATGACGATGCGGGTATTAACAAGGGGCTGGTGACGAAATCAGATGGTAGTTTTCAGGTACCGAACCTCCGGGTGGGCGGGCCTTACACGGTCAGTGTTACTTTTACTGGTTTTGCTACGAAGACGGCCAGTAACATTTTCCTGGTATTGGGGCAGAATACGGCGTTGGATCTGCGATTATCGGCTGCTGTGGGTCAGTTGAACGAGGTTGTGATCGGCGGTCGTTCTCCGGTATTCAATGATCAGCGTACGGGAGCGTCGACGAACATCAGTGCCAGTCAGCTCCGACAGTTGCCTACGGTGTCGCGTTCTATTGACGACTATCTCCGTATCAGTCCGTCGGCTTCTCCTACTTACAACGGTATTTCTTTTGCCGGCAGGAATGGGCAGTACAACAATTTCTCGCTAGACGGGGCGGTGTTTAATAATCCATTTGGCCTGGATGCTCCTACGCCTGGCGGGCAGACGAATTCGCAGCCTATTTCGCTGGACGCGATTGAACAGATACAGGTGAACCTGGCGCCGTATGACGTGACGCAATCCGGTTTTACGGGTGCGGGTGTGAATACGGTGACTAAAAGCGGCAGTAATCGTTTTACGGGTACGGTGTATGCTTTTTACCGGAATGATGCGTTGTCGGGGAGTAAGATCGACGGGCAGAAATTCAAGGTGCCTACGCTGAATAGTTTTCAGGCTGGGTTTTCGCTCGGAGGGGCGATTAAGAAGAACAAGCTGTTCTACTTTATCAATTTCGAGTCGGAGCAGCGTAAGGATGAGGCCAGTGCTTATGTGGCCAACAATGGAAATAATGCCGGCGACATTACGACATCGCGTGTGCTG
Protein-coding regions in this window:
- a CDS encoding TetR/AcrR family transcriptional regulator; translation: MKGESTTRQMIIEKAALVINQKGMAGTAISDIMAATKLAKGGIYGNFESKEEICQEVFKYLTQRLTSAIDNALRDKPTAKAKLKALLEFYRDVLPAHNGGGCPLLNFGVEADDTNPIIRGRVGEAIQAAESRITNLVTAGIQAGEFDPSVNARHFAVKMFTMIEGAILVTRVLGNPQQMKIVTDILAAEIDAFSL